The sequence TTGGGCAGCAGGGGGCATCTTTTGTCACACGTGCATGGTCAAATATTCAGTACATTGTGGTCAGGAAACGGAGAGTGGGAAAAAGACAAAAAGAAAAAGGGATACTATCCGACAGTATAATTGAAGTAATCAAAGAGAGGACCACAGGTCACACCGCAGTGTTTCGGATGATTGTATTTACCTTTGTGGATTCTAATAGGCGCCGTCAAACGTTTACATTGCTAACAAATATACACGATTTACCTAGTGATAGAATAGCAGAACTATATCGACAGCGATGGAACATAGAAATTGCATTTTACTGGATTAAGACGTTTTTAAAAGTGAATCATTGGTTAAGTCGTTCACCACAAGGAGTAATGATGNNNNNNNNNNATCGATTCATCATTGTTAACGGCGACTGCAACGATGAAGTGGGCACGGCATAGGAAGCACAAAAATGGATTAAAATTGCATTTTACTGGATTAAGACGTTTTTAAAAGTGAATCATTGGTTAAGTCGTTCACCACAAGGAGTAATGATGCAATTATATACAGCTCTCATTGCGTATCTCATGGTATTGATAGCACAGATGAGAAAAGTAACAAAGGTGAGAGTAATGAGAGATTATGTATATCCGTATTCACAAATGTTGATACATATAATAAATTGTACATATAAGGATATACATTTTGATAAAATTCTTCAGTTTTCAGGTTAAGGAATTAATGGTGCAGAAAAATAATAATATAAATATAGAAAACTAGCTCATAAAGATATAGATATTAAGTGAATCTTATCACTAATTACCTTTGATTAATATATCTATTTCTTTATCAATATATTTAGTTAGATCATAATCGATTTTATTGAATTTTCTTATTCCAAATCTAAGATTACCATTAAAAAAACCCAAGGGCGTATCATTTGTATCAAAAAGAGTTGCGTTATACTTAGAAGAAATAGCAGTTTTATTATATCCCATCAAATAAAGGATTGTAGGAAAAATGTTGAAGTGTGTTGTTTTATTAAAGTTTATGAAAAGAGATTTTCTTGATAATTGAATAAAATTTTTATTTTCGGTTAAAATCATCATCGGAACTATAACTTCCTGAACTTTTGAATTTTTGTTGGTACCATGTCTTAAATTAATATCATTTGTACCTTCATCAAATAAATTTTGTCCATGATCAGAAGTGTAAAATATTACTGTATCTTTTAATGAAATATTTGAAATTAATATTTGAAAAAAATTATTAACTGACCATCGAATAGCATTTCTATATGAATTAATTAGTTTTAATCTATCATTTGTTGGTAAGCCAAATGTCATGACTGGTGAAAAAATCCTTTCACTTTTTGGGTAACGTGATTCGTATGGGAAATGACATCCAGCTTTTACTAAGATTATAAATTTTTTTTCAGGTTGTTGTAGTAATTTTTTTAATATATTTGCAGCTTGATGATCAGTGTCTTCTTGGCTATTAAAGTTTGGTCTTATTATCAAATCAATATACTTAATTTCATTTTCATCCATATAGTTTTGAAACTGTAATTTTTGTGAATCAATGTATATAGTTTTAAATCCCGCATTTTTTGCGTATTGCCATATGAAAGGATTTGAAAATAATATTTTATGACCTTCTTTGCTAATAAGATCCTGAAGACTAATTCCCATTCTTAATATTGCATTACTTCCATTACTTCTATTATATGAAGAAATTGCTAAACCATAATTAATAATTTTATTTTTTATCATTATTAAATATGGTGTTGTTTTTCTATTATAATTTAGATCAATAAAATCACCTCTAATACTCTCATCAATTATCAGTACTATGTTTTTTATGTCGAAATGATGGTTTATAGGTATATCTACCTCTTTTCGTTTAATTTTTTTGTACTGAATATGTACTATAGCTAGATGAGATGTGAAAGGAATAGGAGCGAAATGAGGTGGCAAACCATCTATCCCCTTACCGTTGGGTTTTGATGATAATATAAATATTGTTGTGAATGGAATTATAATTAAAATAATTAAGATTTTATTATTTATCCGTAGCTTAATGAATTTGTCTATAGCAGAAAATGTTATAATAATTAAAATAAGAAAACGTGCAAAAGGAAATATTAGAATATTCCAATATGTAAATAATGCTTCATCAAAGTAGGATCTTTCATTCCAAAAAAGTGATATGGTTTCAGCGGTCAAGGTAGTATTTAGAGTTGAATAACAAATATCTACCAATAAATATGAAGTGAGAAATACAATAATTAGTATTTTCTTAAAAAATGTTTTTTCACCAATTATTAGTATTATAAATAGTAGTATGCTAGATATCCATGCTATGATGAAAAATATATATTCAATTGCCGAAGTATTAAGGTAATATTGATTTGTTTCATTAAAATCTTTTACAACTATGAACAGTAAAAAAATGCATATAAAAACTTTCAAGATGATAGTTAATATTTTTTTTTCAGGGATTATAATGTGTAGCATGTTTACTCGATATCTTATACTTACTTATTGGAATCTGCTGATTTTAACAAAATATGATAGAATATTTAAACTCATTATTTCTTTGGAATCATGCATATGTAATATCATGGCATTGAATAAGATTTTTATCTATTTTTTTTTAATAATTTTTTAAGTATAGTAGCACTTCATACTTGAAGTTCCTTTTGTTTTCAAGTCATGAATAGCATTATGGTGAGGGCATAAATTCTCATTTTATTGTCTAATTACTTACCAAACACAATATATTTTGATCCAAGAAAATTAATCACTAATCCCCCCATAATACCTATAAATACAGCCAGTAGGTAAAATTCTTTAAAATAGGGGTATGTTGAATACAGATAAACTGAGATAAACCAGTTAAAAAGGCCTCCTATGCTGCAAACAATAAAGAAATTCCTGTATTGTATGAGTAAATTTTTATGAGGTGAATCAGGGAAAGTAAGCTTCCTGTTTAGGAAAAAATTCCACGTTAATGCAACAATAAAAGCAATGGCACGTGCAATCTTGAAGTTTATGTGTAACAATCCATACGTAATAAATACTGTGGTCATATCCACTATCATGCCTGTTGAGCCTATAAGTGAAAAAAACAAAAACTGATACATGGAAGGGTACTTATAGTGAAAAAGTCTTTTCAAATGTAATAAGTATAGTAACTGCTCACGAAATGAAAGTTTGCTTTCTCCAAAAAGCCGCTCTTTAAAAGATATGGGTATTTCTATAATTTTATTTGGGTTGCATTTTACTATAATTTCCAGTCCAATTTTGAACCCCAGTGGGTTCAAAATATTGAGTATTTCAGGAGTTAAAATTTTTGCATTGAATGCAAAAAATCCAGCCATTGGGTCTTTTACCTTTGTAAACGGTCGGGCTAACATTTTGGATACCCATGCGTTGAGTTTGCGGTACCAGTTAAAATGCTCTGCTGAACCTCCTTCGACAAACCTACTGCCAATT comes from Spirochaetota bacterium and encodes:
- a CDS encoding sulfatase-like hydrolase/transferase; this encodes MLHIIIPEKKILTIILKVFICIFLLFIVVKDFNETNQYYLNTSAIEYIFFIIAWISSILLFIILIIGEKTFFKKILIIVFLTSYLLVDICYSTLNTTLTAETISLFWNERSYFDEALFTYWNILIFPFARFLILIIITFSAIDKFIKLRINNKILIILIIIPFTTIFILSSKPNGKGIDGLPPHFAPIPFTSHLAIVHIQYKKIKRKEVDIPINHHFDIKNIVLIIDESIRGDFIDLNYNRKTTPYLIMIKNKIINYGLAISSYNRSNGSNAILRMGISLQDLISKEGHKILFSNPFIWQYAKNAGFKTIYIDSQKLQFQNYMDENEIKYIDLIIRPNFNSQEDTDHQAANILKKLLQQPEKKFIILVKAGCHFPYESRYPKSERIFSPVMTFGLPTNDRLKLINSYRNAIRWSVNNFFQILISNISLKDTVIFYTSDHGQNLFDEGTNDINLRHGTNKNSKVQEVIVPMMILTENKNFIQLSRKSLFINFNKTTHFNIFPTILYLMGYNKTAISSKYNATLFDTNDTPLGFFNGNLRFGIRKFNKIDYDLTKYIDKEIDILIKGN
- a CDS encoding glycosyltransferase family 2 protein — encoded protein: MKNLISIIVPTYKEADNIPVLIESIDKAVKPHRLDYEVIIVDDNSKDGIEDKVKELKKKGFPVSIKVRINERGLSSAVIEGFRLAQGTIYLVMDADLSHPPEKIPEIVAPIIEGKAEFVIGSRFVEGGSAEHFNWYRKLNAWVSKMLARPFTKVKDPMAGFFAFNAKILTPEILNILNPLGFKIGLEIIVKCNPNKIIEIPISFKERLFGESKLSFREQLLYLLHLKRLFHYKYPSMYQFLFFSLIGSTGMIVDMTTVFITYGLLHINFKIARAIAFIVALTWNFFLNRKLTFPDSPHKNLLIQYRNFFIVCSIGGLFNWFISVYLYSTYPYFKEFYLLAVFIGIMGGLVINFLGSKYIVFGK